A part of Miscanthus floridulus cultivar M001 chromosome 6, ASM1932011v1, whole genome shotgun sequence genomic DNA contains:
- the LOC136457555 gene encoding uncharacterized protein isoform X2 encodes MAVVQAGMGLTRFVLLVGIGAVGGPIAARSGKLGELLRDLQESLREKGAGVESAPVNDDTNIVAKALAQLTNEVHHVVTRPIIQVDTGNGAGSALIVPAAAVGTVGYCYMWWKGISFSSLMYVTKRNMANAVASMTKHLEQVQSSLAAAKKHLSQRIQHVDDKLEQQKEISVQIRDQVTGAKLKIKNIGSDMDNIKNMVMGLDEKMDSIEAKQNYSCVAVDYLCQFIEKRVDKLPEQLEGLQQTVKRIGYKSSELPPGEPLHFAGGRRGNLCFSTGAGGVRATAGHRISEPLQ; translated from the exons ATGGCCGTGGTGCAAGCCGGCATGGGCCTCACCCGcttcgtcctcctcgtcggcatTG GTGCTGTCGGCGGCCCCATCGCTGCCCGCAGCGGCAAACTCGGCGAGCTCCTCCGCGATCTTCAG GAGTCTCTTAGAGAGAAGGGGGCGGGAGTGGAATCGGCCCCCGTCAACGACGACACTAACATA GTGGCTAAAGCACTTGCTCAATTGACCAACGAGGTTCATCACGTCGTGACAAGACCTATTATTCAGGTGGATACAGGAAACGGAG CTGGATCAGCTTTGATAGTACCTGCTGCTGCTGTAGGGACAGTCGGCTACTGTTACATGTGGTGGAAA GGAATTTCCTTCTCTAGCTTGATGTATGTCACTAAACGCAATATGGCTAATGCTGTTGCAAGCATGACTAAGCATCTGGAACAAGTGCAGAGCTCTCTTGCT GCTGCTAAAAAGCACTTATCACAGCGCATTCAGCACGTGGATGATAAATTGGAACAGCAGAAGGAGATTTCGGTGCAAATAAGAGATCAG GTTACTGGTGCAAAGttgaaaatcaagaacattggaTCAGACATGGATAACATAAAAAATATGGTTATGGGCCTG GATGAGAAGATGGATTCAATTGAAGCAAAACAG AATTATTCATGTGTGGCGGTGGATTATCTCTGCCAATTCATAGAAAAAAGGGTTGACAAGCTACCGGAACAGCTG GAAGGATTGCAACAAACAGTAAAGCGCATCGGATACAAGAGCTCAGAGTTGCCACCG ggggagCCACTTCATTTTGCTGGAGGCCGACGGGGAAATCTTTGTTTTTCGACAGGGGCTGGGGGGGTTCGGGCAACTGCTGGCCACCGAATCAGCGAACCCTTGCAGTAG
- the LOC136461603 gene encoding uncharacterized protein, with the protein MADYHFVYKDVEGRSTEWDDIQRRLGNLPPKPEPFKPPPFAPKVDADKQPKSKEWLDEREPEELEELEDDLDDDRFLEQYRKMRLVELREAAKAARFGSIVPITGSDFVREVSQAPSDVWVVVFLYKDGIPECGLLQNCLEELATRYPATKFVKIISTDCIPNYPDRNVPTILVYNNSAVKGTYVGLQKFGGKRCTPESVALALCQSDPVLNDGHGGSDSSRDNVIEGVCRKFIEKVVAQHEEREEGDSD; encoded by the exons atggcggactaTCACTTCGTGTACAAGGACGTGGAGGGGAGGAGCACAGAGTGGGACGACATCCAGCGCCGCCTCGGGAACCTGCCTCCGAAACCGGAGCCCTTCAAGCCGCCGCCCTTCGCCCCCAAGGTCGACGCCGACAAGCAGCCCAAGTCAAAGGAATGGCTCGACGAGCGCGAGCCCGAAGAGCTCGAGGAACTCGAGGACGACCTGGACGACGACCGCTTCCTCGAGCAGTACAG GAAGATGAGGCTCGTAGAGCTGAGGGAGGCAGCAAAAGCCGCGCGATTTGGTAGTATAGTTCCCATCACTGGCTCGGACTTCGTGCGGGAGGTGTCTCAGGCACCATCAGATGTTTGGGTTGTGGTCTTCCTCTACAAGGATGG GATACCTGAATGTGGATTGCTTCAGAATTGTTTGGAGGAATTGGCTACAAGATACCCAGCGACAAAGTTTGTTAAAATTATCTCCACAGACTGCATCCCCAACTACCCAGATAGGAATGTTCCTACAATACTGGTGTATAACAACAGTGCTGTCAAAGGGACTTATGTTGGTTTGCAGAAGTTTGGTGGAAAGAGATGCACACCTGAAT CTGTTGCGTTAGCCCTTTGCCAGTCAGACCCGGTACTGAATGATGGGCATGGTGGCAGCGATTCATCTCGGGACAATGTCATCGAAGGTGTTTGCAGGAAGTTCATAGAGAAGGTTGTGGCCCAGCATGAAGAGCGGGAAGAAGGGGATAGTGACTAA
- the LOC136457555 gene encoding uncharacterized protein isoform X1 has protein sequence MAVVQAGMGLTRFVLLVGIGAVGGPIAARSGKLGELLRDLQESLREKGAGVESAPVNDDTNIVAKALAQLTNEVHHVVTRPIIQVDTGNGAGSALIVPAAAVGTVGYCYMWWKGISFSSLMYVTKRNMANAVASMTKHLEQVQSSLAAAKKHLSQRIQHVDDKLEQQKEISVQIRDQVTGAKLKIKNIGSDMDNIKNMVMGLDEKMDSIEAKQNYSCVAVDYLCQFIEKRVDKLPEQLEGLQQTVKRIGYKSSELPPGLGGFGQLLATESANPCSRRILRSTGLNSARLILPWP, from the exons ATGGCCGTGGTGCAAGCCGGCATGGGCCTCACCCGcttcgtcctcctcgtcggcatTG GTGCTGTCGGCGGCCCCATCGCTGCCCGCAGCGGCAAACTCGGCGAGCTCCTCCGCGATCTTCAG GAGTCTCTTAGAGAGAAGGGGGCGGGAGTGGAATCGGCCCCCGTCAACGACGACACTAACATA GTGGCTAAAGCACTTGCTCAATTGACCAACGAGGTTCATCACGTCGTGACAAGACCTATTATTCAGGTGGATACAGGAAACGGAG CTGGATCAGCTTTGATAGTACCTGCTGCTGCTGTAGGGACAGTCGGCTACTGTTACATGTGGTGGAAA GGAATTTCCTTCTCTAGCTTGATGTATGTCACTAAACGCAATATGGCTAATGCTGTTGCAAGCATGACTAAGCATCTGGAACAAGTGCAGAGCTCTCTTGCT GCTGCTAAAAAGCACTTATCACAGCGCATTCAGCACGTGGATGATAAATTGGAACAGCAGAAGGAGATTTCGGTGCAAATAAGAGATCAG GTTACTGGTGCAAAGttgaaaatcaagaacattggaTCAGACATGGATAACATAAAAAATATGGTTATGGGCCTG GATGAGAAGATGGATTCAATTGAAGCAAAACAG AATTATTCATGTGTGGCGGTGGATTATCTCTGCCAATTCATAGAAAAAAGGGTTGACAAGCTACCGGAACAGCTG GAAGGATTGCAACAAACAGTAAAGCGCATCGGATACAAGAGCTCAGAGTTGCCACCG GGGCTGGGGGGGTTCGGGCAACTGCTGGCCACCGAATCAGCGAACCCTTGCAGTAGAAGAATTCTTCGATCAACAGGCTTGAACTCGGCACGTCTGATTCTGCCTTGGCCGTGA